Proteins from a genomic interval of Cyanobium sp. AMD-g:
- a CDS encoding YqhA family protein, which yields MLRRLLVRARYLTLVPILALLASCLALFIRGSRLILEQLRLALVSITDLVDLNRFEMDILEGIDLLLVGTGCLALAIGMFSLFISELKLPKTLSFRNFHEVKGMFANFIILAMAISFLELLNSFDAEDPSHAVAGADIFFAGGGMAVVTLALLAFKYWGGEREDTHSGAPPERE from the coding sequence ATGCTGCGCCGCCTGCTCGTCCGCGCCCGCTACCTCACCCTCGTTCCGATCCTGGCGCTGCTGGCCAGCTGCCTGGCCCTGTTCATCCGCGGCAGCCGGCTGATCCTGGAGCAGTTGCGGCTGGCCCTGGTCAGCATCACCGACCTGGTGGATCTCAACCGCTTCGAGATGGACATTCTCGAGGGGATCGACCTGCTGCTGGTGGGAACGGGCTGCCTGGCCCTGGCGATCGGCATGTTCTCGCTGTTCATCAGCGAGCTGAAACTGCCGAAGACCCTCAGCTTCCGGAACTTCCACGAAGTGAAGGGCATGTTCGCCAACTTCATCATCCTGGCGATGGCGATCTCCTTCCTCGAACTGCTCAACAGCTTCGATGCCGAAGACCCCTCCCACGCCGTCGCCGGCGCCGACATCTTCTTCGCCGGGGGCGGCATGGCCGTGGTGACCCTGGCCCTGCTGGCCTTCAAGTACTGGGGCGGCGAGCGGGAGGACACTCACTCCGGGGCACCGCCGGAGCGCGAGTGA
- a CDS encoding DoxX family protein — translation MDLEIVTLLVPSGPSLAAAAGLLVLRLFVGVAFIRHGWPKLRNLRTWSTAMKTPEWLCFLSAASMWGAGIALIPGLLTPLAALAILVSMAYAMVLELVSGTPFIAPDPYQIPAGDYAGPMGVGEPPSWEKAAMYVVMCLVLISSGGGLLSLDNLLIADLLRALL, via the coding sequence ATGGATCTCGAGATCGTCACCCTGCTCGTGCCCAGCGGCCCTTCGCTGGCGGCCGCTGCCGGGCTGCTGGTGCTGCGGCTGTTCGTGGGGGTGGCCTTCATTCGCCACGGCTGGCCGAAGCTGCGCAACCTGCGCACCTGGTCCACGGCGATGAAGACGCCGGAGTGGCTCTGCTTCCTCTCGGCGGCCTCGATGTGGGGCGCCGGGATCGCCCTGATCCCTGGCCTGCTCACCCCCCTGGCGGCCCTGGCGATCCTGGTGTCGATGGCCTACGCCATGGTGCTGGAGCTGGTGTCCGGTACTCCGTTCATCGCTCCCGATCCTTACCAGATCCCCGCGGGGGACTACGCCGGACCGATGGGCGTCGGTGAACCGCCCAGCTGGGAGAAGGCGGCGATGTACGTGGTGATGTGCCTGGTGCTGATCAGCTCCGGTGGTGGCCTTTTGTCCCTCGACAACCTGCTGATCGCCGACCTGCTGCGCGCCCTTCTCTGA